The genomic region cgtgagattctccaggtgaaaatactggagtgggttgccaggccctcctccaggggatcttccccacccagggatcgaacccaggtttcctgcattgcaggcacattctttaccatctgagccaccagggacatccagcacagccaaaattaatataattttttaaaattaattattttaattaattttaaaaaattgattattttaaattgatagcTCAGAGATACAAAAGTTTATAAGACAGTACTAAGAACCACTGTGTGTTGAGCCATCTGACAGCAAACCTGGAAGAGACACGCACGAGTCTCTAGAGACACACAGCCCGCCAGAACGGAGGCCAGAAGACGCAGACAGCCTGAACTGTAATAACACCAATGATAACACCATGCAAACCAGAGGCCAGAACTGGGTGGCTTCACGGAGGACTTCTACCAAACTGACAAAGAGGAACTTATGTGACCCTCTTCACACTCTCCCAGGAGACTGAAGAGGACGAAACACTCCCAAAGTCTTTCTATGAGCCACTGTCAGCCGGATAACTAAACAAAAgacacaaccaaaaaagaaaagttacagaACAGAGCGCTTtatgaacatacatgcaaaatgTGCAACAAAACATTAGCTAACTGAATtcgacaacacacaaaaagaatcaCACGCCACGGTCAACTGGGATTCATACCAGGGTCACAAGGATAATTCAACATGTGCAAATCGATCAGTGTAAGTCACCACATcaacaagagaaaagacaaaacaacatGCTCATCTTAACAGGTTCAGAGAAAGCACTGATAAAATGCAACATCCATTCATCATAAAAGGTCTCGCCAAAGTGAGTACAGAGGGAAGACATCTCAACGTAATAAAACCGATTTATGACAAGCACACAGTCAACACAGTCCTCAAAGGTAACAAGCGGAAAGCCTTTCTAGAACTCTGGGACAAGGTAAGGacgcccactctcaccatttgtGTTCAACACACCACTGGAAGTCCTAGTCATAGCAatcaggcaaggaaaaaaaaggattcaacttggggcaggaaggaggcaaAACTGTTCCGTGTATGCAGATGACGTGATACTGCATTTACAAAACCCTGAAGACTGCACACACAAACTGCAGAACCGAGGGAGGGGGCACCTGGTCTGGGGAGTGGGCAGGAGTGTTGTCTGGGTCTGCAgtctgttcgtgtgtgtgtgtgtgtgtgtgtgtgtgtctgtgcgtgtgtgcccgcgtgtgtgctcagtcatgtccaactctttgtgactccacagacagtagcccgccaggctcgtctgtccatggattctccaggtaagaatactgaggtgggcttccatgtccttctccaggggatcttccccacccagggatcgaactcgagtctctgcacctcctgcgctggcaggcagattctttacccctgagccacctggggagcccgagTGCAGCCTACCATCACTCCGTTTCTCTCATTCGAAAATGGCGCCAGATACCTGCTTACTCGTCTCGGTTTTCCCTGTGTATGTGgactatcagggcttcccagggggcactagtggtgaagagcccacctgccagtgcaggagacgtaagagacttgggttcaatccccgggtggggaagatcccctggaggagggcatggccaccccctccagtattcctgcctggagaatcccgtgctCAGAGGGGCGTGGCAGGCTACGGGCTgtgcggtctcaaagagtcggacacagctgcagtgactgagcacgcacactacTTAACTATcgtttctgttttccatttctggcCTCACTGTTACacatttcagaaattttaatCAGCGCTTTAAGAAGGTAGCAGATCGGGAAGTCCCAGCCCTCATCTCGCACAGAAACACTGATAAACTGGGATTATTTGGGCCTAATGACCTTTAAGCAAACTGCAGAATCCAGCTAGTGAGCTGCAACACCTCGGATgagcagaaaaagcaagaagaaccacTTCAAAAGGATAAACGGAGGAGGTTCTGTTTCCCTGTCTCCCCTCCCACAAGCTGCCGCAGCTCAGCACCAAAAGGACCCTCCTTGGGCCCAGGCCCTCTCCTCCCCAGGAGGACAGTGGGTGCAGCCGCGCCACGTCCCCAGGCTCCAGGCTGCTGCCTCAGAAACCGCCTCGCTGCTCAGCTCACGAGAGCACCAGGCAGCAGACACACGTGGGGCcacaaagcaggaagagaagggacggGGCTCTGTGCGGCCAGCTCGGCCTTGGGGCTTAGAGGAGCAAGGAGTCCTCAGACTTGTCCCTCAGGGCAGGGGCACGACAGGGCGGGGGCACCGCATCGTGTGTGTCTGGGGATCTGAGCCCTGCGCGGAGCAGGAGCTGACATCCTCCCTGAAGCATCTCCAGGGCCTGGTGACCCGTCCATGGTGAGGACCCCTGGGGACCTGCTGATGGGCgggcagaggaggaagcagaCCCCAAGGTGAGGCTCTCGGAGGGAAGGACACGCCCTGCTTGCCCACACCTCAAAGAGGTGTCTCGGGAACACACTGGGACTGTCACAGGGACGACGCCAGGCTTTCAAGAAGAGGCTGTTCCCCTTCCTGCGGGGACGCTGAtgtgacagccacgtgacaggAAGCCTGAGCCTCTGACAGGACACACCCTGTGGTCTGTCTGTCCGGAGgacacccaggtctcctccatccTCACAGCCTGGACCGTAGGAGGAGACACCATGGCCCCCGTGCTTCCCGCCCTGCTCTGCCTCGGTGAGATGAGGAGGGTCAGGAGGAGCCCTGGTCTGGAGGGACCCCCCGGCCAGCTTGCTCCGTCAGGGGACCCCAGGGCCTGGGAGACTCCCGGGGTGGAGAGGCAATGCTCAGAGCTGAGGGCACACCTCTCACAGGGCGCTCTCTTCCAGGGCTGAGTGTGGGCCTGAGGACCCAGGTGCAGGCCGGTGAGTCTGTCCCAGGGCCCAGCTCCGTCCTCTCGTGGGGACAGGGGTCACCCCCAGGCTgcggggagggagagggcagTTCGGGGCTCACGGATGGGGAGTCTGGGAGGTCTGGGCTGAGAGCCGGGGCCTGGGGGGACGCCTGGTGAGCCCGCCTCTGATTTCCTTCCAGGGACCCTCCCCAAACCCACCATCTGGGCTGAGCCAGGCTCTGTGGTCCCCAGGGGTAGCTCCGTGACCATCTGGTGTCAGGGGTCCCCGGGGGCCCAGGAGTTCCATCTGGATAAAGAGGGAAACCCAGATCTCTGGGACAGACAGAAACCCCTGGAGCCCGGGGACAAGGCCAGGTTCTCCATCCACTACATGGCGCAGGTCTACACAGGGAGCTATCGGTGCTACTACGGAACCCGCACTGGCTGGTCAGAGCGCAGTGAACCCCTGGAGCTGGTGGTGACAGGTGAGGGACTCTAGGGAGCCTCGGGCTCTGCCCTCGGGAGGGGGTCTGCTCTCAGGGGCTGTCCCTCTCACAGCCCAGCCCTGGGGGGAGGGCGGGAGCCCCACGGAACCAGCTGCCTCCTTCTCTCCTAGGATCCTACGGCAAACCCAGACTCTCAGCCCTGCCGAGCCCTGTGGTGACCTCGGGAGGGAACGTGACCCTCCAGTGTGCCTCCAGTCAGGGATTTAACAGATTCCTTCTGATCAAGGAAGGAGAAGACAAGTCCTCTCCGGCCCTGGATGGACAGCGAATGCTCGACGGGCAGAACCACGCCCTGTTCCCCGTGGGCCCCGTGACCCCCGGGCACAGGTGGACGTTCAGATGCTACAGCTTTTACAGGCACACCCCCCGGGTGTGGTCAGCCCCCAGCGACCCCCTGGAGCTCCTGGTCTCAGGTGAGGAATCCCGTCCTGACCCCATACATTTGTGCAGACAAGACAACGTACTGGGGTCTCTGCTCCCAGGGGAGCCCCtgtgagagggtggggagaggagcgtGGGGCTCacaggacagacacacagactgagACACGGCAAGGCCTGGGGCCGGGCCGGGAGAGGGGGTCCACAGGGGAAGCGGTCCCTACAACCCAGGGCGTGTCTCTCCCCAGGGctgtctgggaagccctccctcctGACCCCGCAGGGCCCTGTCATCACCTCTGGACAGAACCTGACCCTCCAGTGTCGCTCTGACGTCGGCTACACCAGATTCGCTCTGTCCAAGGAGGGGGGACAGGACCTCCCCCAGCGCCCTGCCCAGAGACCCCAGGGGGGGCTCGCTCAGGCCGACTTCCCCCTGGGCCCCGTGGGCACCGTCCACAGGGGCCGGTACAGATGCTACGGTGGACACGGCCTCTCCTCCGAGTGGTCGGCGCCCAGTGAGCCCTTGGAGCTGCTGGTGGCAGGAGAGGAGCCAGCGGGTCAGTCGGGGACCAGACTCTGCACAGGCCCCACTGGGGAGCCCCAGGGATGATGCTGGGACCAGGGGGCGGGGTCCCAAGGAGGGGACAGAGAGACGGGGTCTGGGAAGGGAGAGACTCTGAGAAACAGAGACAGCGCTGAGGGGCCAGAGAGGCCCGCGGAGTCTCGCTCAGAACCAGGCCTGGCGCCCGCACCCCCTTCCTCTCTGCAGGACGGCTCAGAGACAGACCCTCCCTCTCGGTGCGGCCGGGCCCCTCGGTGGCCCCGGGGGAGAATGTGACCCTGCTGTGTCAGTCAGGAGAGAGGACGGACACCTTCCTTCTGTCCAAGGAGGGAGCAGCCCATCGCCCCCTGCGTCTGCGCTCCCAGGACCAAGCCGGGCGGTACCAGGCCGAGTTCTCCTTGAGCCCTGTGACCTCAGCCCACGGGGGCACCTACAGGTGCTACGGCTCACTCAGCACAGACCCCTACCTGCTGTCACAGCCCAGCGAGCCCCTGATGCTCGTGGTCTCAGGTGAGGCAAGGTCTGTCCGTCTCACTCAGCAGCTCGGGGCTCTGCCCTGGGAGTGCAGGGCAGTGGTGGAGGAGGGGGTGCTAAGGGAGGGGCCCCTTGCTTGAGGGGCCTCGGAGCCCACGCCCCGCCCTTTTCTCCCGCACTGGGAACcgggaggggcaggtgggcagtGGGAGGGTCTCGGGGAGGCCACAGCGCCGTGCAGGCAAAGGGGAGTGAGGTGGGGACCCTGCATCAGCCCGCGCACACCTTCCTGGGCTCATTCCCAGGACCCATGGGCCCAAACCCCACCCTCGGGC from Bos javanicus breed banteng chromosome 18, ARS-OSU_banteng_1.0, whole genome shotgun sequence harbors:
- the LOC133231130 gene encoding leukocyte immunoglobulin-like receptor subfamily B member 3 isoform X4, with product MAPVLPALLCLGLSVGLRTQVQAGTLPKPTIWAEPGSVVPRGSSVTIWCQGSPGAQEFHLDKEGNPDLWDRQKPLEPGDKARFSIHYMAQVYTGSYRCYYGTRTGWSERSEPLELVVTGSYGKPRLSALPSPVVTSGGNVTLQCASSQGFNRFLLIKEGEDKSSPALDGQRMLDGQNHALFPVGPVTPGHRWTFRCYSFYRHTPRVWSAPSDPLELLVSGLSGKPSLLTPQGPVITSGQNLTLQCRSDVGYTRFALSKEGGQDLPQRPAQRPQGGLAQADFPLGPVGTVHRGRYRCYGGHGLSSEWSAPSEPLELLVAGEEPAGRLRDRPSLSVRPGPSVAPGENVTLLCQSGERTDTFLLSKEGAAHRPLRLRSQDQAGRYQAEFSLSPVTSAHGGTYRCYGSLSTDPYLLSQPSEPLMLVVSGLTWYLSVLIGVSVIFVLLLLVLLFFFLHHRGQDRCRKSRAADPGPEDRGPQSSSSPGADTQDQAIYAAVSDAHSEVGLQLDHRAATSEAPQDVTYAQLNHSTIKRATATPPAPPSGEPPAEPSEYAALAVR
- the LOC133231130 gene encoding leukocyte immunoglobulin-like receptor subfamily B member 3 isoform X5 → MAPALPALLCLGLSVGLRTQVQAGTLPKPTIWAEPGSVVPRGSSVTIWCQGSPGAQEFHLDKEGNPDLWDRQKPLEPGDKARFSIHYMAQVYTGSYRCYYGTRTGWSERSEPLELVVTGSYGKPRLSALPSPVVTSGGNVTLQCASSQGFNRFLLIKEGEDKSSPALDGQRMLDGQNHALFPVGPVTPGHRWTFRCYSFYRHTPRVWSAPSDPLELLVSGLSGKPSLLTPQGPVITSGQNLTLQCRSDVGYTRFALSKEGGQDLPQRPAQRPQGGLAQADFPLGPVGTVHRGRYRCYGGHGLSSEWSAPSEPLELLVAGEEPAGRLRDRPSLSVRPGPSVAPGENVTLLCQSGERTDTFLLSKEGAAHRPLRLRSQDQAGRYQAEFSLSPVTSAHGGTYRCYGSLSTDPYLLSQPSEPLMLVVSGLTWYLSVLIGVSVIFVLLLLVLLFFFLHHRGQDRCRKSRAADPGPEDRGPQSSSSPGADTQDQAIYAAVSDAHSEVGLQLDHRAATSEAPQDVTYAQLNHSTIKRATATPPAPPSGEPPAEPSEYAALAVR
- the LOC133231130 gene encoding leukocyte immunoglobulin-like receptor subfamily B member 3 isoform X6 encodes the protein MAPALPALLCLGLSVGLRTQVQAGTLSKPTMWAEPGSVVPWGSPVIIWCQGPPGAQEFHLDKEGNPVFWHREKPPGTGDKARFSIQHMREDHAGSYQCYYRTRTGWSERSDPLQLVVTGSYGKPRLSALPSPVVTSGGNVTLQCASSQGFNRFLLIKEGEDKSSPALDGQRMLDGQNHALFPVGPVTPGHRWTFRCYSFYRHTPRVWSAPSDPLELLVSGLSGKPSLLTPQGPVITSGQNLTLQCRSDVGYTRFALSKEGGQDLPQRPAQRPQGGLAQADFPLGPVGTVHRGRYRCYGGHGLSSEWSAPSEPLELLVAGEEPAGRLRDRPSLSVRPGPSVAPGENVTLLCQSGERTDTFLLSKEGAAHRPLRLRSQDQAGRYQAEFSLSPVTSAHGGTYRCYGSLSTDPYLLSQPSEPLMLVVSGLTWYLSVLIGVSVIFVLLLLVLLFFFLHHRGQDRCRKSRAADPGPEDRGPQSSSSPGADTQDQAIYAAVSDAHSEVGLQLDHRAATSEAPQDVTYAQLNHSTIKRATATPPAPPSGEPPAEPSEYAALAVR